The following coding sequences are from one Anguilla anguilla isolate fAngAng1 chromosome 12, fAngAng1.pri, whole genome shotgun sequence window:
- the LOC118209552 gene encoding proteasomal ATPase-associated factor 1-like isoform X2 has protein sequence MIKVGGGLGVSTSTDGSMKIWNCKNGDRRRELIGHIYDVNCCRFFPSGMVVLSGGMDAQVKVWSCEDGTCPVTLKGHRAGILDTSVVDRGRNVVSCSRDGTARLWDCGKSTCLAVVADCGAPVNGCCVGTADNSINLGTPPEHPGEREVGTEDKLLLLAREDQKLQGVGLQSRTPVFEFHGSDAFNCCTFLSSVYVAAGAQDGNIYQLDLRCLSTPVQVFHRSGAPVHSIIPVREGFIASQGDGSCFIIQQDLDHTIELTGPDADPVYKVAVWEKCIFTCCRDGLVRKYQLSSL, from the exons ATGATAAAAGT TGGAGGAGGTTTGGGAGTTTCCACCAGCACAGATGGCTCCATGAAGATCTGGAACTGCAAGAATGGGGACAGAAGG AGGGAGCTGATTGGCCACATCTACGATGTGAACTGCTGCAGGTTCTTCCCCTCGGGAATGGTGGTGCTGAGCGGGGGGATGgatgcgcaggtgaaggtgtgGTCCTGTGAAGATGGCACCTGCCCCGTCACGCTTAAAGGGCACAGAGCAG GTATCCTAGATACTTCTGTTGTGGACCGAGGAAGAAATGTGGTGTCGTGCTCACGGGATGGTACAGCTCGGctgtgggattgtgggaaatCAACCTGTCTGGCTGTGGTGGCAGACTGCGGTGCGCCAGTCAATGGCTGCTGCGTGGGAACAGCTGACAACAGCATCAATCTGGGGACCCCTCCAGAGCACCCAG GTGAGCGAGAGGTGGGAACTGAAGACAAGCTGCTGCTACTGGCTCGAGAAGACCAGAAGCTCCAGGGCGTTGGTCTTCAGAGCAGGACTCCT GTTTTTGAATTTCATGGGTCAGATGCCTTTAACTGCTGCACCTTCCTCTCCAGTGTGTATGTAGCTGCTGGAGCCCAAGATGGAAACATCTACCAGCTCGACCTGAGGTGTTTGAG CACGCCTGTACAGGTTTTCCACAGATCTGGAGCCCCTGTCCATTCAATAATACCAGTCAGAGAGGGGTTTATCGCCAGCCAAG GTGATGGCAGCTGTTTTATCATTCAGCAAGACCTCGACCATACCATTGAACTGACTGGTCCTGATGCTGATCCCGTCTACAAG GTGGCTGTGTGggagaagtgcattttcacGTGCTGCAGAGATGGGCTTGTGAGGAAGTACCAGCTGTCCAGCCTATGA
- the LOC118209133 gene encoding pleckstrin homology domain-containing family B member 1-like, with translation MAKNGCFCNYGKTGHHGSILKRWKLNYFDLWMDGTFVCYKDDNRNDYETTLRLKERCAGVKSGLECTSVCPPEGRPRECLLLVFQRDGSTMVMCANSEDEALSWKLALMEAKRSPVYTYDPYDDNYQFVPVDSHNAIYISPDYPGYGYGGTHHIVIQEDPSDGMGEEVALGLLAGMATGAALQSFMWMPFWFC, from the exons ATGGCCAAAAATGGGTGTTTCTGTAACTACGGTAAAACGGGCCACCATG GCTCCATTCTGAAACGATGGAAGCTGAATTATTTCGACCTGTGGATGGATGGGACCTTCGTCTGCTATAAAGATGACAACCGCAATGACTATGAAACAACATTGCGTCTCAAGGAAAGGTGTGCCGGTGTCAAGTCTGGGCTGGAATGCACAA GTGTGTGCCCTCCAGAAGGCCGTCCAAGAGAATGCCTGCTGCTTGTGTTTCAGCGGGATGGGTCCACCATGGTGATGTGTGCCAACAGTGAAGATGAAGCACT ATCATGGAAGCTGGCTTTAATGGAGGCAAAAAGAAGTCCA GTGTACACTTATGATCCATATGATGACAACTACCAGTTTGTCCCTGTAGACAGCCACAATGCCATTTACATCAGTCCCGATTACCCTGGATATGGATATGGAG GTACCCACCATATTGTGATCCAGGAGGACCCAAGTGATGGAATGGGAGAAGAAGTGGCATTGGGGCTACTGGCAGGGATGGCCACCGGGGCGGCGCTGCAGTCTTTTATGTGGATGCCATTCTGGTTCTGTTAA
- the LOC118209551 gene encoding alpha-2-antiplasmin-like translates to MDTRMLALLLFCLCSQGLSDDGLFENGTGSSGKIPLVPLIPLMPSLPIGDPLSPTSNGSVPLESSEEEEDLKDCGGLASSASAKRAVGGAIMKLGLELLKTLKDSPEQPNTIISPLSISLALSQLALGAVNETEQLLLHALHADALPCYHKVLRGLLKQLHGGALQVATRLYLKPGFKVKEAFAKESLHMYKSDTMALAGLEEVNKWVEKATKGVITNFLSSVPADLVLMLINAVHFKGQWQARFDTRFTSKDLFYLNDKEVVHVDTMLGPKYPLSLLIDVDLDAMVALFPFKQGMSLLVVMPSSGQVNMSAIGAKLNTTDLYARLGRPKTMQVKLPKFTLEYGSELKEALTSMGLGELFSRPNLAKIADGSLLVSSVQHKSSMELNEEGAEATAATSVTLSRSNPTFSVNQPFFFALMDDKTQTPLFLGVVRNPNPAAPVIQIGGSGNNDKLPDKTNGHSVNQLPK, encoded by the exons ATGGATACTCGTATGCTAGCACTCCTGTTGTTCTGTCTCTGCAGTCAAGGACTGAGC GACGACGGGCTATTTGAAAATGGGACAGGCAGCTCTGGAAAAATTCCTCTTGTGCCCCTAATACCCCTGATGCCCAGCCTTCCTATAGGG GACCCTCTCTCCCCTACCAGTAATGGGTCTGTGCCCCTGGAAAGCTCggaagaggaggaagacctGAAGGACTGTGGGGGTCTGGCTTCCAGTGCCAGCGCTAAACGGGCTGTAGGGGGCGCTATAATGAAACTGGGCCTGGAGCTCCTGAAGACACTGAAGGACAGTCCAGAGCAGCCCAACACAATCATCTCACCGCTTAGcatctctctagctctctcacAGCTGGCTCTCG GGGCGGTGAATGAGACTGAGCAACTGCTCCTGCATGCTCTGCATGCAGATGCCCTGCCCTGCTACCACAAGGTCCTACGAGGGCTTCTCAAACAGCTGCATGGGGGCGCCCTACAAGTGGCCACCCGGCTGTACCTGAAACCAG GGTTTAAAGTAAAGGAAGCCTTTGCTAAAGAGTCCCTGCATATGTATAAGTCGGATACAATGGCCCTTGCTGGCCTGGAGGAAGTGAACAAGTGGGTGGAGAAAGCCACAAAGGGTGTGATCACCAACTTCCTGTCCAGTGTACCGGCTGATTTAGTCCTCATGCTCATCAATGCTGTACACTTTAAAG GGCAATGGCAAGCTCGCTTTGATACCCGTTTCACCTCAAAGGACCTCTTCTATCTCAATGACAAGGAAGTGGTCCACGTGGACACGATGCTGGGCCCGAAGTATCCCCTGAGTCTGCTCATCGACGTCGACCTGGACGCCATG GTGGCCCTGTTCCCTTTTAAGCAGGGCATGAGCCTGCTGGTGGTGATGCCCTCTTCAGGGCAGGTGAACATGTCGGCTATCGGTGCCAAGCTCAACACCACAGACCTGTATGCCCGTTTGGGACGTCCCAAGACCATGCAGGTCAAACTTCCCAAATTCACACTGGAATATGGGAGTGAGCTGAAGGAAGCCCTCACTAGCATGG GGCTTGGGGAGCTCTTTTCCAGACCCAACCTGGCAAAGATAGCGGACGGCTCCCTGCTGGTGTCCAGCGTGCAGCACAAGTCCTCCATGGAGCTGAACGAGGAGGGCGCGGAGGCGACGGCTGCCACCAGCGTGACCTTATCTCGCTCCAACCCCACCTTCAGCGTCAACCAACCCTTCTTCTTCGCCCTCATGGACGATAAAACGCAGACCCCCCTCTTCCTGGGAGTGGTCaggaaccctaaccctgccGCCCCTGTCATACAGATTGGGGGCTCAGGGAACAATGATAAATTGCCTGACAAGACTAATGGGCACTCTGTTAACCAGCTACCCAAGTAA
- the LOC118209552 gene encoding proteasomal ATPase-associated factor 1-like isoform X1, giving the protein MEARIQLQSDWWTALRENEGEVWVSCKIPGKPTVYGSLKCQGVSCDGIPTVTASEEFEVLQISKKSIHLSCPSGRTSSTFIIPYTSFPKIHDKSITCLDISSGGGLGVSTSTDGSMKIWNCKNGDRRRELIGHIYDVNCCRFFPSGMVVLSGGMDAQVKVWSCEDGTCPVTLKGHRAGILDTSVVDRGRNVVSCSRDGTARLWDCGKSTCLAVVADCGAPVNGCCVGTADNSINLGTPPEHPGEREVGTEDKLLLLAREDQKLQGVGLQSRTPVFEFHGSDAFNCCTFLSSVYVAAGAQDGNIYQLDLRCLSTPVQVFHRSGAPVHSIIPVREGFIASQGDGSCFIIQQDLDHTIELTGPDADPVYKVAVWEKCIFTCCRDGLVRKYQLSSL; this is encoded by the exons ATGGAGGCAAGAATACAACTCCAAAGCGACTGGTGGACGGCGTTAAG AGAAAACGAGGGGGAAGTTTGGGTTTCATGCAAAATACCAG GAAAGCCAACGGTGTATGGTAGCCTGAAATGTCAAGGGGTCAGTTGCGACGGCATACCCACGGTCACAGCATCCGAGGAGTTCGAAGTGCTGCAAATTTCAAAG AAAAGCATCCACCTTTCCTGTCCTTCTGGAAGAACATCATCCACATTCATAATTCCCTACACATCTTTTCCAAAGATTCATGATAAAAGT ATAACATGTTTGGACATTTCCAGTGGAGGAGGTTTGGGAGTTTCCACCAGCACAGATGGCTCCATGAAGATCTGGAACTGCAAGAATGGGGACAGAAGG AGGGAGCTGATTGGCCACATCTACGATGTGAACTGCTGCAGGTTCTTCCCCTCGGGAATGGTGGTGCTGAGCGGGGGGATGgatgcgcaggtgaaggtgtgGTCCTGTGAAGATGGCACCTGCCCCGTCACGCTTAAAGGGCACAGAGCAG GTATCCTAGATACTTCTGTTGTGGACCGAGGAAGAAATGTGGTGTCGTGCTCACGGGATGGTACAGCTCGGctgtgggattgtgggaaatCAACCTGTCTGGCTGTGGTGGCAGACTGCGGTGCGCCAGTCAATGGCTGCTGCGTGGGAACAGCTGACAACAGCATCAATCTGGGGACCCCTCCAGAGCACCCAG GTGAGCGAGAGGTGGGAACTGAAGACAAGCTGCTGCTACTGGCTCGAGAAGACCAGAAGCTCCAGGGCGTTGGTCTTCAGAGCAGGACTCCT GTTTTTGAATTTCATGGGTCAGATGCCTTTAACTGCTGCACCTTCCTCTCCAGTGTGTATGTAGCTGCTGGAGCCCAAGATGGAAACATCTACCAGCTCGACCTGAGGTGTTTGAG CACGCCTGTACAGGTTTTCCACAGATCTGGAGCCCCTGTCCATTCAATAATACCAGTCAGAGAGGGGTTTATCGCCAGCCAAG GTGATGGCAGCTGTTTTATCATTCAGCAAGACCTCGACCATACCATTGAACTGACTGGTCCTGATGCTGATCCCGTCTACAAG GTGGCTGTGTGggagaagtgcattttcacGTGCTGCAGAGATGGGCTTGTGAGGAAGTACCAGCTGTCCAGCCTATGA